From the Borreliella afzelii genome, the window GCCATCTGGACCACCTTTTGCATTAAACTTTTCTCGCAAAAAAGAAACGCACCCAGAACCACCATTGCCTGAAACTACCGTTATGCTTACAGAGTCCTTAAAGTTATACAAACTTTCTCCAATTTTTCAATTAAAACTAAAACAACTACATACTAAACAATGCTTACATATTTTCGCCCCTTCAAAGTTTTAAACTCTACCTTACCAGATGAAAGCGCAAATATTGTATAGTCTCTTCCAAGACCTACATTTTTACCTTTATGAAATTTTGTACCTCTTTGTCTAACAATTATTTCTCCAGCCTTAACAAACTGACCACCGCTTCTTTTAACTCCAAGTCGCTTAGATATAGAATCTCGTCCATTTTTTGAACTACCACCACTTTTACTTGTTGCCATTAATTTTCCTCCAAAACTAATTTAATATCATCAGGATACTCAAAGCATAAATCGTTTATGCCTCTAATTAAAAATCTACTATAATAAAAAAGACTTTTTTTACTCAAATCCTTAAAAAAAGGCTTAAATTCCAAATAGC encodes:
- the rpmA gene encoding 50S ribosomal protein L27 → MATSKSGGSSKNGRDSISKRLGVKRSGGQFVKAGEIIVRQRGTKFHKGKNVGLGRDYTIFALSSGKVEFKTLKGRKYVSIV